A region from the Benincasa hispida cultivar B227 chromosome 10, ASM972705v1, whole genome shotgun sequence genome encodes:
- the LOC120088042 gene encoding glucan endo-1,3-beta-D-glucosidase-like has product MASFLLPFLSFFLFAAVYLADSQSFIGVNYGQVADNLPPPSSTANLLRSTSIAKIRLYGADPLIIKALANTGIGIVIGVANGDIPALASNPNSAAQWINTNVNPYYPASNIVLVTVGNEVMSSMDQNLISQLVPAMQNVQNALNSANLGGKVKVSTVHSMAVLSQSDPPSSGRFNPVFEQTMKAVVEFLKEKKSPFAINPYPFFAYQSDPRPETLAFCLFQPNSGRVDSGSGIKYMNMFDAQLDAVRSALNALGDFKDVEIMVAETGWAYRGDSNEVGPSVENARAYNGNLIAHLRSMVGTPLMPGKSVDTYIFALYDENLKPGPTSERSFGLFRPDLTMTYDVGLSKNSQTPTTPTTPATPSPEPTAPAWCLPKAGIPDDQLQSNLDYACGHGIDCGPIQPGGACFEPNTVHSHAAYAMNLYYQSLGKNPWNCDFSQTAILTSTNPSYNACTYPGGST; this is encoded by the exons ATTCTCAATCCTTCATCGGCGTCAACTATGGCCAAGTCGCCGACAATCTTCCACCACCGTCCTCCACCGCCAATCTCCTTCGCTCAACTTCCATCGCCAAAATCCGTCTCTACGGCGCCGATCCACTCATAATCAAAGCCCTAGCCAACACCGGAATTGGAATCGTAATTGGCGTAGCTAACGGTGACATTCCTGCCTTGGCTTCCAATCCGAATTCCGCTGCGCAGTGGATCAACACCAATGTTAATCCTTACTATCCGGCGAGTAATATCGTGCTCGTTACCGTCGGAAATGAGGTTATGTCGTCGATGGATCAGAATTTGATTTCGCAGTTAGTTCCGGCGATGCAGAATGTGCAGAATGCGCTGAATTCGGCGAATCTCGGCGGGAAGGTGAAGGTGTCGACGGTGCATTCGATGGCGGTGTTGAGTCAGTCGGATCCGCCGTCGTCAGGGAGGTTTAATCCGGTGTTTGAACAGACGATGAAGGCGGTGGTGGAAtttctgaaggagaagaaatcgCCATTTGCCATAAATCCTTACCCGTTTTTCGCGTACCAGAGTGATCCGAGGCCTGAAACGCTGGCgttttgcttgtttcaaccTAACTCGGGACGAGTCGACTCAGGAAGTGGAATAAAGTATATGAACATGTTCGATGCTCAG CTTGATGCAGTAAGGTCTGCCTTGAATGCTCTTGGTGATTTCAAGGACGTTGAGATCATGGTGGCTGAGACGGGGTGGGCGTATCGCGGGGATAGCAATGAAGTTGGACCAAGTGTGGAAAATGCAAGAGCTTACAACGGCAATTTGATTGCACATCTTAGATCAATGGTGGGTACTCCATTGATGCCTGGAAAATCAGTGGATACATATATCTTCGCTCTCTATGATGAAAACTTGAAACCTGGTCCCACCTCCGAACGATCGTTTGGGCTGTTTCGTCCCGATCTAACCATGACATATGATGTCGGACTCTCAAAGAACAGCCAG ACTCCAACAACTCCAACAACACCAGCCACCCCATCGCCGGAACCGACTGCACCTGCTTGGTGCCTGCCAAAGGCAGGCATTCCTGATGATCAACTTCAGTCAAATCTCGACTACGCTTGTGGGCACGGTATTGATTGCGGGCCAATCCAACCAGGGGGTGCCTGTTTTGAGCCAAATACTGTACATTCACATGCTGCTTATGCTATGAATCTCTACTATCAATCACTTGGCAAGAATCCATGGAACTGTGATTTCTCACAGACAGCAATACTAACATCCACAAATCCTA GTTATAATGCTTGCACGTACCCAGGAGGAAGTACCTAA